One region of Cinclus cinclus chromosome 1, bCinCin1.1, whole genome shotgun sequence genomic DNA includes:
- the ALDH5A1 gene encoding succinate-semialdehyde dehydrogenase, mitochondrial codes for MATALLPRGAAAARRRLLLRPPPLAPRPARAASRALSAALVRRGGLVGGRWVETAAAFPVQDPASGEELCRVSDCGAAEARAAVRAAHEAGAAWGRLPAKERSACLRRWYELMMENKEELARIITAENGKPLKEAQGEIVYSASFLEWFAEEARRIYGDVIPASAKDRRVLVLKQPVGVAAIITPWNFPSAMITRKVGAALAAGCTVVVKPAEDTPLSALALGELANQAGIPAGVYNVVPCSRQQTAAVGEVLCTDPLVSKISFTGSTATGKILLKHAAGTVKRVSMELGGHAPFIVFDSANADRAVAGALASKYRNSGQTCVCTNRFLVQKGIHDEFVEKFAKAIEKELHVGNGFDAKTTQGPLINEKAVEKVEKHIKDAVSQGASIVAGGKRHSLGKNFFEPTLLTNVTTKMLCTQEETFGPLAPVIRFDTEAEAVAIANAANVGLAGYFYSQDLAQVWRVAEQLEVGMVGVNEGIISSVECPFGGVKESGLGREGSKYGIDEYLEIKYVCFGGL; via the exons ATGGCCACAGCCCTCCTGCCACggggcgccgccgccgcccgccgccgcctcctgcTGCGCCCCCCGCCGCTCGCCCCGAGGCCGGCGCGGGCCGCCAGCCGGGCCCTGTCCGCCGCCCTGGTGCGCCGGGGCGGCCTGGTGGGCGGCCGGTGGGTGGAGACGGCCGCCGCTTTCCCCGTGCAGGACCCGGCCAGCGGCGAGGAGCTGTGCCGGGTGTCCGACTGCGGGGCGGCCGAGGCGCGGGCGGCCGTGCGGGCCGCGCACGAAGCCGGCGCCGCCTGGGGCCGCCTCCCCGCCAAG GAGAGGAGCGCGTGCCTCCGCAGATGGTACGAGCTGATGATGGAGAACAAGGAGGAGCTGGCGCGGATCATCACAGCCGAGAAC GGGAAGCCTCTGAAAGAAGCGCAGGGTGAAATCGTGTATTCAGCCTCGTTTCTGGAGTGGTTTGCGGAGGAAGCTCGACGGATTTATGGTGATGTTATTCCAGCATCTGCAAAGGACAGAAGAGTCCTGGTGCTGAAGCAGCCAGTAGGAGTGGCAGCCATTATAACCCCA TGGAATTTTCCCAGCGCTATGATTACCCGGAAGGTTggtgcagctctggcagctggCTGTACAGTGGTGGTGAAACCTGCAGAGGACACACCTTTATCAGCATTAGCTCTTGGGGAG CTTGCAAACCAAGCTGGAATCCCAGCAGGAGTGTACAATGTTGTCCCTTGTTCCAGACAACAGACAGCAGCTGTAGGGGAAGTTCTGTGCACTGATCCATTGGTATCTAAAATATCTTTTACTGGCTCTACGGCAACAGGAAAG ATCTTGCTGAAACATGCAGCTGGCACTGTGAAGAGAGTTTCCATGGAGCTTGGAGGACACGCTCCTTTTATTGTGTTTGACAGCGCCAATGCAGATCGGGCTGTTGCAGGAGCCCTTGCTTCTAAGTACAGAAACTCAGGACAG actTGTGTTTGCACAAACCGTTTCCTGGTACAAAAAGGAATTCATGATGAATTTGTGGAAAAGTTTGCTAAAGCTATAGAGAAAGAACTGCATGTTGGAAATGGATTTGATGCAAAAACTACCCAAGGAccattaataaatgaaaaagcagtGGAGAAG GTAGAGAAACACATTAAGGATGCAGTTTCTCAAGGAGCATCTATAGTGGCTGGAGGGAAACGACACAGCTtggggaagaatttctttgagCCAACATTACTTACTAATGTTACAACAAAAATGCTTTGCACCCAAGAGGAAACATTTGGCCCTTTAGCACCAGTTATCAG ATTTGACACTGAAGCAGAAGCTGTTGCTATAGCAAATGCAGCTAATGTGGGTTTAGCAG GGTATTTCTACTCCCAAGATCTAGCTCAGGTCTGGAGAGTTGCAGAACAGCTGGAAGTTGGAATGGTTGGTGTTAATGAAGGCATAATCTCGTCAGTGGAATGTCCTTTTGGTGGGGTAAAGGAGTCTGGCTTAGGGCGAGAAGGTTCAAAATATGGCATTGACGAAtacttagaaataaaatatgtctGCTTTGGAGGATTATAA